A window of Panicum virgatum strain AP13 chromosome 8K, P.virgatum_v5, whole genome shotgun sequence contains these coding sequences:
- the LOC120644875 gene encoding MEIOTIC F-BOX protein MOF-like: MELEEAAAERGTPGGDADRLSALPDSLLHAVMSFLKARQVVQTCVLSARWRHLWRSVPCLDLDSDEFRTPAASAPSNHPAPVHEYSDSDIESYEDSEDDNDDSNDGGDNREREWEGFEDFAENLMHRFNVAQLDSLRLRVCRTRAPSFADRQAGGWLRRAMKYCTPDPPRQREGLSSSSWPLKRLYLCNVALEGHFAKHVSSVCHSLEDLELEDCTCGIRSITSRSLKNLVLKSCRWRHLSEITSPTLKSLVISGGSNTDECVLVIVAPAIAHLSLDVSLRFARRISVNQKPSLPSF, translated from the coding sequence ATGGAGCttgaggaggccgcggcggagcgtGGGACCCCGGGCGGCGACGCGGACCGGCTCAGCGCGCTGCCGGACAGCCTCCTCCACGCCGTCATGTCCTTCCTGAAGGCCCGGCAGGTGGTGCAGACGTGCGTGTTGTCCGCGCGCTGGAGGCACCTCTGGCGCTCGGTGCCGTGCCTCGACCTCGACAGCGACGAGTTCAGGACCCCGGCGGCGAGTGCTCCCAGCAACCACCCTGCCCCCGTCCACGAGTACTCCGACTCCGACATTGAAAGCTATGAGGACTCCGAGGACGACAACGACGACAGCAACGACGGCGGCGACAACAGAGAAAGGGAGTGGGAGGGTTTTGAGGACTTCGCCGAGAACCTGATGCACCGCTTCAACGTCGCTCAGTTGGATTCCTTGAGGCTGCGTGTTTGTAGGACCAGGGCGCCTAGCTTTGCGGACAGACAAGCAGGCGGGTGGCTCCGTCGCGCGATGAAGTACTGCACCCCAGATCCTCCCCGTCAGCGTGAGGGACTGAGCTCCAGTTCTTGGCCCCTCAAGAGGCTGTATCTCTGCAATGTGGCTCTGGAAGGTCATTTCGCAAAGCATGTCAGTTCAGTGTGCCACTCTTTGGAGGATCTCGAGCTGGAGGATTGCACATGTGGGATTCGTTCAATCACCTCCCGCTCACTGAAGAACTTGGTTCTGAAAAGCTGCAGATGGCGCCATCTTTCTGAGATTACATCGCCCACACTGAAGAGCTTAGTAATCTCTGGTGGCTCGAATACTGATGAGTGTGTGCTGGTTATCGTGGCCCCTGCGATTGCTCACCTGAGCCTGGATGTGTCTCTTCGCTTTGCCAGACGTATTTCAGTAAATCAGAAGCCATCTTTACCAAGTTTTTGA
- the LOC120644876 gene encoding MEIOTIC F-BOX protein MOF-like yields the protein MEPADATRKTARPRRRRPDRLSALPDCLLHVIMSSLKARQVVQTCVLSRRWRNLWRTVPCLDVDIDEFRANRRAPGSGGGIPKYSNHGSSSDNSSSSSESDGSSVYDLGFDSSSDDDDDSNDKGYERFEDFTANLMSRCNIAQLDSFRLQIGSHRAPAPQFYHIQAGGWLRRAMKYCSPDPSSPRKGLSPSPWLLKRLHLCHVLLEDRFMKHVSSVCRNLEDLELHDCNCHIRSVTSDSLKTLVLKNCIWRKLSDIALPTLKTLVIDGGQNISDVVLVILTPALASLHLDVSVDHFSVDISTNQMPSLVKASIHLQSHTYSAPESSKLDGDQFKLLCGISNVTSLELSGVSETVRGEKPTFQEFMNLRNLLLDECDLRNDFRTLGFFLQSSPNLEKLTLRNCKFPTYPKKKKGEPNETSSSEFRGLDFMCANLKVEIICSHGDARKLVNVLLHASGNLSEKNIKFTKVN from the exons ATGGAGCCTGCGGATGCCACGAGGAAGAcggcccgcccgcgccgccgccgccctgaccGGCTGAGCGCCCTGCCGGACTGCCTCCTCCACGTCATCATGTCCTCCCTCAAGGCCCGGCAGGTGGTGCAGACGTGCGTGCTGTCCAGGCGCTGGAGGAACCTCTGGCGCACGGTGCCGTGCCTCGACGTCGACATCGACGAGTTCAGGGCCAACAGGAGGGCGCCTGGCTCGGGCGGCGGCATCCCTAAGTACAGCAACCACGGCTCGAGCTCTGACAACAGCAGCTCTAGCTCGGAGAGCGACGGCAGCTCTGTCTACGACCTTGGCTTTGACTCCTCCtcggatgacgacgacgacagcaacGACAAGGGTTATGAGAGATTCGAGGATTTCACGGCGAACCTGATGAGTCGTTGTAACATTGCACAGCTGGATTCCTTCAGGCTGCAGATTGGCAGTCACCGGGCACCGGCACCTCAGTTTTATCATATACAAGCAGGAGGATGGCTCCGCCGCGCGATGAAATACTGCAGCCCGGATCCTTCCAGTCCGCGCAAGGGATTGAGCCCCAGTCCGTGGCTCCTCAAAAGGCTGCATCTCTGCCATGTGCTTTTGGAAGATCGTTTCATGAAGCATGTTAGTTCAGTGTGCCGCAATTTGGAGGATTTGGAGCTGCACGATTGCAATTGTCATATCCGGTCAGTCACCTCCGACTCGCTGAAGACCCTGGTTCTGAAAAATTGCATATGGCGCAAGCTTTCTGACATTGCATTGCCCACACTGAAGACATTGGTTATTGATGGTGGCCAGAACATTTCTGACGTTGTGCTGGTTATCTTGACCCCTGCTCTCGCTTCTCTGCACCTGGATGTCAGTGTTGACCACTTCAGTGTTGATATTTCAACAAATCAGATGCCATCCCTTGTCAAGGCTTCAATTCATCTGCAAAGTCATACATATAGTGCACCCGAAAGTAGTAAACTTGATGGCGATCAATTCAAGCTTCTTTGTGGTATCTCTAACGTGACAAGTTTAGAGTTGTCTGGTGTTAGTGAGACG GTGCGTGGTGAGAAACCAACATTCCAAGAATTCATGAACCTGAGGAACTTATTGCTGGACGAGTGTGATCTCCGTAACGACTTCCGCACATTAGGATTCTTTCTGCAGAGTTCACCTAATCTAGAGAAGCTCACTCTGCGGAACTGCAAG TTCCCGACTTACcctaagaaaaagaaaggagagcCCAACGAGACCTCATCTTCTGAGTTCCGTGGCCTGGATTTCATGTGTGCGAACCTCAAGGTTGAAATCATATGTTCCCATGGTGATGCCCGCAAACTCGTCAACGTTCTGCTGCACGCTTCAGGGAATCTGTCGGAGAAGAACATTAAATTCACCAAAGTTAATTAG